Within Verrucomicrobiota bacterium, the genomic segment TGCGGCCTACCAGCCCAAGAACGATGCGTTTCTCGAAGCGAACCTGGATGGGGAAGAGTTGGTTCGGTGGAAGTATCAGCGCTATCTGAAAGACTATTTGCGCTGCACAAAGTCGGTCGATGACTCGGTCGGTGCGATCATGGACTGGCTTGAAGAAGCCGGTTTGTCCGACGACACGATCGTCTTCTACAGCTCTGATCAGGGCTTCTACATGGGCGAGCATGGCTGGTTCGACAAACGTTTCATGTATGAAGAGTCGTTTCGAACACCGCTCATTGCTCGCTGGCCGGGAAAAATCGAGCCGAACTCTGTGAATACGGACCTCGTCCAGAACATAGACATGGCCAGCACTTTCCTTGAGTTGGCCGGGGCTCCGGTCCCGCCTGATATTCAGGGTGTCAGCACCCTGCCCCTATTGGAGGGCGAAAAACCAGATGAGTGGCGCGACTCTCTCTACTATCACTACTACGAGTATCCGGGTTTCCATAGCGTCCGTCGCCACGAGGGAGTTTTCGACAAACGATACAAATTGATGCGCTTTTACGGGAAAGACGTCCCGAACGGAGAGGAATGGGAACTCTACGATCTCAAGAACGATCCCGACGAGATGAACAGTGTCTATGCAAACCCGGAATACGCTGGCGTCGTTGAAGAGCTCAAGCTTGAGCTGGTTGCTCTTCGGGATAGGTATGGTGTAACCGAGGAAAACACCCAGCCGATCCAGGGAAACCGGAAAAAGCGATAGCCTTCCCAAAACAAAGTCCGATGAAACCGATCGTCTACTTACTTTCTGTTTTAGTCCTCCCGACCCTTTCGCCGGCAGTCGATTCGCTCTATCCGCTGGATAACGCCTTCAACGGGCGCGACAGCTCAGCTTCAGAGAGAGCTGCTCTCTTAAAGGAACTGGGATATCCGGGGACCGTAACCGAGCAAAAGACCTACACGAAAGAATGGGGTGAGGCTTTGGCCGATGCCGGACTCGAGGTCGAGGCGACCTACATTATCTTGAGGCCAACGAAAAAGGGAATTCCCGTTCCGAAAGACGTTGCGACTCATCTTGCGGAATTCGAAGGCACCGAGACTGACGTCTGGGTGACGGTGGGGAAGCCACGGAAATTCGACGTGAGCGAAGAGCAGGTTGTGGAAGCCATTAGCGAAGTGGCTGATATTGCCCGGGCAAACGGTCTTAGGACCGTAGTCTATCCACACTACAGTTTTGTTACCGATACAAATGCTAGAGTGCTGCAAATTGCCCAAGCCATTGACCGAGAA encodes:
- a CDS encoding TIM barrel protein, whose product is MKPIVYLLSVLVLPTLSPAVDSLYPLDNAFNGRDSSASERAALLKELGYPGTVTEQKTYTKEWGEALADAGLEVEATYIILRPTKKGIPVPKDVATHLAEFEGTETDVWVTVGKPRKFDVSEEQVVEAISEVADIARANGLRTVVYPHYSFVTDTNARVLQIAQAIDREDLGVAFSLCHFLKQEDPSELEVTLEAAKQHLMAVQINGADENGKETGDWSRLILPLGEGDFDVMRVLETLESIGYDGPITLQCFGIQSPPEDHLAKSMAEWNTMLAE